Proteins co-encoded in one Fusarium fujikuroi IMI 58289 draft genome, chromosome FFUJ_chr06 genomic window:
- a CDS encoding related to cutinase transcription factor 1 beta yields MSCDRPRSHNIATKRSQLPRADGPTRRACINCRQRKIRCDIVDKGIPCTNCNTHGRSGCRMCPNKKDARQSLNRPAILAPLRPREATNSPAALSPIVTEPASTAREDGEQDLGSHLLNRNDKTEVELSQVELGHRTRCHFIGSELSNCHYLVPQSTSETGLDKVFHFGNGQLDSSENWYEAHNIPEEILKRPSKALEMRLIKAYFDLVNCGWPIVDEELFMTQYQEQDRMNPLCLTLLNAILLVGAHTLASQDESMLALLPAFFQRAKYLVLSDSWHDRLIYVQVPLLLTWYSDANAWHWIGIAIRTAMAMGLHRDASHSTNLPVYKRKYVRIWWVLFQFDTISATSAGRPQAINLWDSDVTDLKPADLEGIPGAEFEFITYHTKLCKIISQTIRDGWSPRSSIEARTEAIKRADESLGNLMLELPPRLQLKLSDLDIWQSLFHLTHHNFVLLIHRPAPKPAIRDQSPETQDNAILCRESTVAIASVFEVLLSKRMISSLWLYSNHVLFTATIYILNQISTSKPLLAAKSRHILDTFLATLRELVKYWTYAKGLMQVLEQRASKVREERVEKASTRLQHVTTPGQHRRPPPDLQPNPQGGPSSYEHLSENLPPWTNQQAQTLPNAALADLISNSQPATTDFYPSTGFLGSTQDPLLDDLFMIDTSALDLFFYDDTQ; encoded by the exons ATGTCCTGCGATCGCCCCCGGTCGCATAACATAGCGACCAAGAGGTCACAATTGCCTCGCGCAGATGGACCTACGA GACGAGCTTGCATCAACTGCCGCCAGCGAAAGATCCGCTGCGACATTGTCGACAAAGGCATTCCTTGTACGAACTGCAACACTCATGGCCGATCGGGGTGTCGCATGTGTCCTAACAAAAAGGACGCAAGACAATCCTTGAACCGGCCAGCCATTCTTGCTCCACTCCGTCCTCGAGAAGCTACAAACTCACCAGCAGCCCTGTCACCTATAGTCACTGAGCCAGCTTCCACTGCAAGAGAGGATGGCGAGCAAGATCTGGGGTCCCACCTCTTGAACCGCAATGACAAAACAGAGGTCGAGCTTAGCCAGGTCGAGCTCGGCCATCGGACTCGTTGTCATTTCATTGGATCCGAGCTCTCTAACTGCCATTACCTTGTGCCACAGAGCACCTCTGAGACTGGACTTGATAAGGTCTTTCACTTTGGCAACGGTCAGTTAGACTCTTCTGAGAATTGGTACGAAGCACATAATATTCCAGAAGAGATCCTTAAACGACCCAGCAAAGCTCTTGAAATGAGACTGATCAAAGCCTATTTTGACCTCGTCAACTGTGGGTGGCCAATTGTGGATGAGGAGCTGTTCATGACCCAATACCAAGAGCAGGATCGCATGAATCCCCTCTGCTTGACGCTTCTCAACGCTATTCTACTCGTTGGAGCACACACGCTGGCATCCCAAGATGAAAGTATGCTTGCTCTACTTCCTGCCTTTTTCCAAAGAGCCAAATATCTGGTCTTGAGTGATTCATGGCATGATAGACTTATTTATGTTCAGGTGCCGCTGTTGTTGACCTGGTATTCTGATGCCAATGCTTGGCATTGGATTGGAATTGCTATAAGGACGGCAATGGCCATGGGACTTCACCGCGACGCCAGCCACTCAACGAATCTACCGGTCTACAAGCGGAAGTATGTCCGAATCTGGTGGGTTCTCTTCCAGTTTGACACAATCTCAGCAACCTCAGCTGGTCGGCCTCAAGCTAT AAACCTATGGGACTCGGATGTTACTGATTTGAAGCCTGCTGACCTCGAAGGGATTCCTGGGGCGGAGTTTGAGTTTATCACCTATCATACCAAGCTTTGTAAGATCATCTCACAAACAATAAGAGATGGCTGGTCACCGCGATCTTCCATAGAGGCACGAACTGAGGCTATCAAGAGAGCAGATGAATCTCTTGGGAATCTCATGCTCGAGCTTCCACCAAGGCTGCAACTTAAACTTTCCGACCTTGATATCTGGCAATCTTTGTTTCACCTAACCCATCATAACTTCGTTCTGCTGATCCACCGCCCAGCACCAAAGCCCGCCATCAGGGATCAATCTCCCGAAACACAAGATAACGCCATCCTTTGCAGGGAATCAACAGTAGCAATTGCGTCTGTTTTTGAAGTCCTACTGAGCAAAAGGATGATCTCTTCCTTATGGCTATACAGCAATCATGTGCTGTTTACAGCAACCATCTACATTCTGAACCAGATCAGCACCAGCAAGCCGCTCCTGGCTGCCAAATCGCGGCATATACTTGACACATTTCTTGCAACCTTACGCGAGTTAGTCAAGTATTGGACTTATGCGAAAGGGCTGATGCAGGTTCTTGAGCAAAGGGCCTCCAAGGtcagagaagagagagttgAAAAGGCGTCTACGAGACTGCAACACGTTACAACACCTGGGCAACATCGTCGACCACCACCTGATCTTCAGCCAAATCCACAGGGTGGTCCATCATCGTATGAGCATCTAAGCGAGAATTTGCCTCCGTGGACTAACCAGCAAGCTCAAACACTACCAAATGCTGCCTTGGCTGATCTGATTTCCAATTCACAGCCCGCAACTACCGATTTCTATCCAAGCACGGGCTTTCTAGGATCTACTCAAGATCCCCTGTTGGATGATTTGTTCATGATAGACACTTCTGCGCTAGACTTGTTCTTCTACGATGATACGCAATAG
- a CDS encoding related to potassium channel beta subunit protein: protein MPQTQKARVPVIFGAMTFGREGVEQARIHDLKEAGAMLDLFQEHGGTAIDTARVYAQGSSEEYLGQLDWQTRGFRVDTKLYPNIHDGTGKITHSADDLRKHLDESLKALKTDKIDLWYLHGPDRDTPFEETLRACNELHKEGKFNRLGVSNYMAWEVAYMSELCIREGWIRPTVYQGVYNAIHRTVEMELFPCLRHYGITFYAFSPLAGSQLTGRYKRDTQDTDIESMSRFDPNTFQGRKYRRRFWNDVIFDAVELIRDEAGKHGLTEMDCAFRWIEHHSQLDPERGDAVIIGASSKKQLEQNLDLLEKGPLPKEIVDVLDKAWLITKGSVNNYWH from the exons ATGCCTCAAACGCAAAAGGCTCGTGTACCAGTCATTTTCGGTGCCATGACGTTTGGGAGAGAAG GCGTTGAGCAAGCACGTATCCATGATCTCAAGGAAGCTGGTGCCATGCTGGATCTTTTTCAAGAACATGGCGGTACGGCTATTGACACAGCACGCGTGTATGCTCAAGGCTCCTCTGAGGAGTACCTTGGGCAGCTGGATTGGCAAACTCGAGGTTTCCGAGTTGACACCAAGCTATATCCTAACATTCACGATGGGACTGGCAAAATCACTCATTCTGCCGATGATCTTCGGAAGCACCTAGATGAGTCTCTCAAGGCCCTCAAGACAGACAAGATAGATCTCTGGTATCTCCATGGACCAGACCGCGACACGCCATTCGAAGAGACTCTGAGAGCCTGTAATGAGTTGCACAAAGAAGGGAAGTTCAACAGGCTCGGGGTGAGTAACTACATGGCTTGGGAGGTTGCCTATATGAGCGAGTTGTGCATTCGTGAGGGATGGATTCGACCTACCGTTTATCAAGGAGTATACAATGCCATCCATCGAACAGTTGAAATGGAGTTGTTTCCTTGTCTCAGACACTACGGGATCACATTCTATGCCTTCAGTCCTCTGGCTGGAAGCCAGCTAACTGGGCGGTACAAGCGGGACACTCAGGATACAGACATTGAATCCATGTCTCGCTTCGATCCAAACACTTTTCAAGGTCGCAAGTACAGAAGGCGATTCTGGAACGACGTCATCTTTGACGCGGTTGAGCTTATTAGGGATGAAGCCGGAAAGCATGGGCTCACAGAGATGGATTGTGCTTTCCGCTGGATTGAGCATCACTCACAGCTTGATCCTGAGCGAGGCGATGCGGTCATTATTGGAGCCAGCAGTAAGAAGCAGCTGGAGCAAAACTTGGATCTTCTGGAGAAAGGACCTTTGCCCAAGGAAATCGTGGATGTTCTGGACAAAGCGTGGCTGATTACCAAGGGCAGCGTCAACAATTATTGGCATTAG